The following nucleotide sequence is from Austwickia chelonae.
GCGCGTCGCCCTACCCACAAGGCGGCGCGCACCTTCATGACACGGATGGTGCAGGTGGCCACAGAGCGAGGGCCTGCGCGTCCAGCAGAATCCACCGAAACGAACACGCCCGGTCACGAGATGATCAGCACATCTCGGTCACTCGCGGCCTGAGGCTCCCTCAGATTTCACGCAAATCCAAGTACTTATCATTCTTCCCAGTGAAAAGCGCGATCAGAGTCCTCCCGTTCTTCACCTCAAATTTTTTCACGGCACCGTCTTCGACCTCACCGAGGATTTCAGGAGAACCACACCAGTCGATTTTCGCGCAAAGGCGAAATCCTCCCGAGGGAACAGTCAACTCCACACTCTTCCCCGCGCCGATCTTGCCGACACATTCGCCGTTAAGCCACAAGTCGAACTTGCGAAAACGATTCGACCACTGATTCTTTGGCCTGGAAATAACGATGACGCCTGACATACTTCTCTCCTCTAGATCGATCCTGATGCGAACCAGCCAAACCACGGAAACCAGGCCGAACAGGCTCTTCCCCTACGTCTGAGATACCTGGACTCAAGCCGGTCGCCAACACCTGTCGGCAAAATCTCCCGCCACCCACCCATGAGAACATGCCTCTTCACCGCACCCCGCGCCGTTTGCAGCAGTATGACGGTCGCTCTACGCCAGTTCGCTAGAGACGCAGGACAAGACAGGAAGAAAGCCTAGTTAAAGGTACTCTCAACTGCGGAATCATCGCCCCAGGAGAGTATGTCGTGAGCCGAAGCCCAGCCAGTTCGACCAGCAGGACCAGACGAGTCGCCAAGGCCCTCGCTGCCGTCACCGCGCTCACCCTGACCGCCGCAGGATGCGTCCCGGCGTCCTTCCTTCCCGGGATGATGGACGGTGACGCCTCCACCCCGGAACACAAACGCCCTTTGGCGCCTCCGCCCGGGTACGAAAAACTCGCCAAGTTCTACTCGCAGTCGCTGTCCTGGGAGAAATGCGATGACCACGAATGCACATGGATCGAAGTACCACTCGACCATGACAAACCTGACGGGGAGACCCTGAAACTTCGCGCCCGAAAAGCGCCTGCCACCGGCAAAGCCAGCCGTACCCTTTTCGTCAACCCCGGGGGCCCCGGTGGAAGCGCCGTCGATCTCGCCAAAGACGCTAAATACGCAGTCACTTCGCCTATACGCGAGATCTACGACGTCGTCGGGGTAGATCCTCGCGGAGTAGGTCAGTCCAACCCACTCATCTGTGTGGGGGACGACGACCTGGACTTCATGCACGGGAGCGACCCCACCCCGGACAGCAGTAGCGAGAAAACCGTCGCAGACGCAATCCCAGGACTTTTCGGAGAATCCTGTCAGCGTAAAAACCCCCAGCTGTTCCGCCACATCTCAACCCTCGACGTGGCCAAGGACATGGACATCGCCCGAGCTGTCATGGGTGAAAAACAGATGGACTACCTGGGCTTCTCCTATGGCACCTTTCTCGGCAGCATCTACGCCGACCTCTTCCCGAAATATGTCGGACGTTTCATCCTCGACGGCGCAGTCCCGCCCGACCTGACTACCAAAGAGCTGGCCCTCGGCCAAACCCAAGGATTCGAGAAAGCGACCAAGGCCTATCTCGCGCACTGCGTCGCTCAAGCCGATTGCCCCTTCGGGACCAGCCCCAGCGCGTCCTACAGCATGCTGCGCCAGTTCATCTACAAGGTCGAAGCTCAACCGCTCCCGGTCGAAGGCGACCCTCGCGTGAAAAAA
It contains:
- a CDS encoding alpha/beta hydrolase, producing MSRSPASSTSRTRRVAKALAAVTALTLTAAGCVPASFLPGMMDGDASTPEHKRPLAPPPGYEKLAKFYSQSLSWEKCDDHECTWIEVPLDHDKPDGETLKLRARKAPATGKASRTLFVNPGGPGGSAVDLAKDAKYAVTSPIREIYDVVGVDPRGVGQSNPLICVGDDDLDFMHGSDPTPDSSSEKTVADAIPGLFGESCQRKNPQLFRHISTLDVAKDMDIARAVMGEKQMDYLGFSYGTFLGSIYADLFPKYVGRFILDGAVPPDLTTKELALGQTQGFEKATKAYLAHCVAQADCPFGTSPSASYSMLRQFIYKVEAQPLPVEGDPRVKKLTEGWATVAIMASLYSKDSWDPLTEAAHKADKGDGTELFRIAADSLERQDGRYLNNSSQALRAVDCLDRPTPKLLPSEQASQSLEFTTSSPLWGLMMADTSFCANWPAAPKLQPRRVTASGSNPIVVIGTTRDPATPYEWSERLADQLEQSRHIRHDGDGHTVYPSRSQCVDAAVDDYLLNGKAPEKRRTDC